GGTAATGGTGCTCACGGCCAGCGGCAGTCGTAACCGCTTCAACAAATTAGCCGAGATGAACTCACGCGAACAGACCTCCACCATGGCCACGGCGGAGTCTGTGGCGGAGTCGGTGGCAGAACCGTCTTGGCAGCTGCAGCCGGCCTTGGTGGCAGCGCCCGCGTCCAGTTTGCCTCCTCAGCCCCTTGCCACGCCAGCTGTGATGCTGCAATCGCCCTATAGTGGTGGATCAACGGTGAGTAACCAGTACATGCTCCAAGCACTACACAGAACAAAATAAGGTGAAAGTTCTTTCATTTAATGAttcggtttatttttaatcaagTAGAGTATTTAtggaataatttttaatatttattataaaccCTCTCCTTGAAACTTATTGCTTCTAATTGTTGTgtatttttctgtttctgtagCACCAGCACAATCCTAAGCCGAATCCTCACGATTATCGGCCCCACATCGAGGACGATGGTTATAATTACGGGCAACGCAGGCCACCCCCGCCGCCCCACACCGCCGCCGATACGTATCCGTACCCTAATCGCACTCACATGGACCATTCCTCGCGGCCGGACTTTGAATCAGACTCCAGACCCGGGTCCGATTACTATCAGCACCACTATTACCCGGACAGGAATGAGTCGCCCCGTTACGGCTACGGGTACGGCTACGGATCGGGGAGGCGGGGGCAGCAGCATCCTTGGTCTTACGGCTCGCATGGTGGCCGGCAGCGCTACTCATCCGCACCGTGGTCTTCAGCTTCGTTGGGCGCTCAGTCGGGCGTGAGCTCTTACTTGGATAATGCCCAGCGCCGGCAAGGTGGCGATGATGACCGTGGCTATGGGTCTGGGTATGACCACAGGGAAAGGGATATGGAGGGGGATGTGGGGCCAGAGGGGGATGATGACGATGGTCAGCAGTCGCGACGCCGTGATGCTTTCTATACGCGCACACGCATTAATTGAATGCAAGAATCCCGCGCACATTTCTAAACCAGTTGGGGAGGAAATGGGCAGCATTAACCCATTGAATGCCAGTGGTTTTGCAGCTACTAGTTATTACATAGTGTTTAAACTGATTAAGAGTTTAAGTTCCCAATTTTAGCGATTGATTTATACATATGTAGAAAGTATGGATTATAGagtatgtttattttttaagaccctagtcacaatttttttaaacactttCTACATGAGTAACAGTCAGAAAACCCACAGTATATTCATTTTg
The Drosophila bipectinata strain 14024-0381.07 chromosome 3R, DbipHiC1v2, whole genome shotgun sequence DNA segment above includes these coding regions:
- the LOC108130467 gene encoding uncharacterized protein encodes the protein MSLENLATYQGTQHPLLAVIAEDNGQTHRMHYYPHHFQPNHYYPSHYHQAQLAEYAHLGHRPTLVGAASNTNGAYAPTSTGGSGHSGYGIEPSVEYELQPESQSYPSAGSGPAYPSHHHHAPPPPPMTTKSSKKSKKSGAAVMNALTLLSFFFFVNMLQNCLKEHTADMNPTVMVLTASGSRNRFNKLAEMNSREQTSTMATAESVAESVAEPSWQLQPALVAAPASSLPPQPLATPAVMLQSPYSGGSTVSNQYMLQHQHNPKPNPHDYRPHIEDDGYNYGQRRPPPPPHTAADTYPYPNRTHMDHSSRPDFESDSRPGSDYYQHHYYPDRNESPRYGYGYGYGSGRRGQQHPWSYGSHGGRQRYSSAPWSSASLGAQSGVSSYLDNAQRRQGGDDDRGYGSGYDHRERDMEGDVGPEGDDDDGQQSRRRDAFYTRTRIN